AAGTGCTAAAGGCATGAATTCTGGTGTTTCTCGAACGGCTCCTCCAAACATAATGCCTTGATCGCCGGCACCTCCAGTATCTACACCCATAGCAATATCTGGTGATTGAGAGTGTATCGCATTAAAAATTCCGCAGTTTTTATCAAAACCCATATCTTGAGTATAGCCAATTTCTTCGATTTTATTGCGTACTAAAGATTGGATATCAACATAAGCGTTAGTTGTAATCTCACCACCCACAACAACTTGTCCTGTTGTACAAAATGTTTCGCAAGCAACACGAGCATTTTTATCTTGTGCCAAGCATGCATCTAAAACCGCATCTGATATTTGATCAGCAATTTTGTCAGGATGTCCGGGAGAAACATATTCTGATGTGAACAGTATTGGTTTCATATACGCCTCTTAAAATAATTTTTCTTGATTATAGAATACTTAAGCGATTTGTGTCAAGTAGCGGATTTATTTTTGTTAAAACTTGAATTATGCATTAAAATATGATATAATACGTCGCTATATATTTTTTTGAAGCCTCCAATTTAAGGCAGGCGAGGATTAGAAAAACATGTAGTCTTAAAAATTTGAGAAATTTTTTGCATATTTTTGCATAATATAAATAGTTTTCAGATGAAAAATCATGAAAAGTAGGAAGGAGAAAATTATGAAAAAAATGGTACTACTATTATTATTGTTACCTGCGCTAATTTCATGTGGGGCAAAAGAAACTAATAAAAGTGGTTCTGGGGAACAAATTCTCAAATTATCGCATAATCATGCTATGGGTTATCCAGTTGATGTTGCGTATCGAGATTTTGCAAAGCGTGTCGAAGAAAAATCAAAAGGTGCTTTTAAAGTAGAAATTTATCCCGATGCTCAGCTTGGCGATTCTCGAGCTAGTGTGGAACTAGCAAAGTCCGGAGTTATACAGCTTGCTCATATCAACGGTGCTGCATTAGAGGCGTTTGACGATGGTTTTGCTGTGTTTAATTTACCATATATTTTTAAAGACAATGATCATTTTGTTGAGGTCATGAACAGTGATGAAGTTAAGAAATATTTCGAATCGACCGGAGATAAAGGATTTATTACTCTTATGTATCTGCAAAGTGGTGCTCGCGGTTTCTATACTAAAAACAAACCTATCAATACTCCGGAAGACTTGAGAGGAGTTAAAATTAGAGTACAAGATTCACCTACATCTATTGAGATGATAAAAATGCTCGGAGGTACTCCAGTTACTATGAATTTTGGTGAAGTATATACTTCGTTACAGCAAGGAGTGGTCGATGGTGCAGAAAATAATATGCCTTCTTTTGTGCAGGCTGGCCATGCCGAAGTAGCCAAATATTTTTCCGAAAGTGAACATCTTAGATTAGCAGATTATTTAACAATGAGTTCAGCATTTTGGAATAAGCTTTCCGAAGAGGAAAAACAAATGTTCCGTGATGCAGCCAATGAAACATCTGCACAGTTTGAAGAAACCTGGAAAATTGCTGAAAAAGCTGCTTTTGATGATGCTGTGAATAAGTATAATGTTGCTATTGCTACCCCAGATACAACTCCTTTCCGTAGAATTGTCATCCCAATGCATGATGCATTTGCAAAAAAATCTCCTGTCCTTCAAAAACTTATTAATCATATTCGGACGTTAGAAAAATAGAGGCTTGAATGAAGATGTTAAATATGCTAAAAGATGTTTTGGATATCGTATTAGTGAAATTCTTGTCTTTTATTTTGTTATCTTTATTGGCATGTGTATGTTGGCAAGTTTTTTCACGATATGCTCTGCAGTTTCCTTCGACTTTTACAGAAGAATTAGTACGTTTTCTGCTTATATGGGTGGGCCTTTTAGGTGCAGCTTACGGCTTTGGGATGAAAGCTCATTTATCATTGGCACTTTTGATTAATAAAATGAATTTGAATCTCAGAAAAATTTGTTCTATTTTTATTATTTTACTCATTATTATATTTGCATCTACAGTACTTGTGTATGGAGGTATCAAAATTATGTCAGTGGCTAGGGATCAGTTGTCGTCTGTGCTTCGGATTCCTGTGAATATTGTTTATTCAGTGTTGCCGTTGAGCGGAATGCTGATTATTTTCTATCAAATTTATTATTTGTGTATTGAATCAAGGATTAAGTAATGAGTATAGAAGCTTTAACGTTAATTTTAATATTCTTTGGGTTGTTGATTATTGGAATGCCTATTTCTATCGCAATAGCCCTATCATCATTAAGCGTTATGTTGTTTTTCCTGCCTTTCGATATGGCTGTCTTAACAGCAGCTCAGGCAGTTGCTAATTCTTTAAATTCCTTTTCTTTGCTGGCAATTCCATTGTTTATTTTTTCTGGGTCAATCATGAATACAGGCGGTTTGGCTGTACGCTTGATTAATTTTGCGAAATTATTTATTGGTAATATGCCAGGGCCTTTATTTCAGATTAATGTGTTATCAAATATGCTATTTGGTGCACTGTCTGGTTCGGCTATAGCTGCGGAAGTAGCTGTTGGTAAAATTATTGCTCCCCTTCAGAAAAAAGAAAATTATAATATTCCACTTGCAACTGCGGTGAATATAGCATCATGTCCTACAGGGTTGTTAATTCCACCAAGTAATACTTTTATTGTTTATTCTTTAGTCAGCGGAGGAACATCAATTGCTGCTTTGTTTTTAGCAGGTTATATTCCTGGAATCCTCATGGGTTTGGGCGTGATGAGTGTGGCACTTTTCTATTCGATAAAGCATAAATATCCGATTCAGAATAAAATAACGTCATCAGAAAAAATAAAAATTATTGTTGATGCGTTACCTAGTTTGTTGATGATTGCAATTGTAATCGGAGGTATTGTTGGAGGATTTTTTACTGCTACAGAAGGTTCCGGAATAGCAGCGCTTTATAGCTTGATTTTATCAATGCTGTATAAGACATTAACATGGAAAAAATTACAACAGATTATTACCGAAACCATCACAATGTCAGGGATAGTATTGTTTTTGGTAGCAGCATCGTCTATTATGTCATGGGTGTTGTCTTATTCCCGAATACCCCAAATTGTTGCGCAAGGAATGCTGTCAATCTCCAATAATCCTTTAGTAATTATTTTTCTGATTAATATTATTTTGCTAATCGTTGGTGCATTTATGGATATGACACCAGCTATATTGATTTTTACGCCTATTTTTTTCCCTATCTCTCAAGCCCTAGGTATTCATCCTGTGCATTTTGGGATTATTATGACTTTTAATTTATGTATTGGTATTTGTACTCCGCCTGTAGGCAGTGCGTTGTTTATCGGATGCAGTATAGGTGAAATTAGTATCGAAGAAGTATTTCCAAAATTAATACCTATTTTTCTTGTAACGATAGCGATTTTGTTTTTGGTTACTTTTATACCTGAATTGTCTTTGTTTTTGCCTAGATTTGCAGGTTTAATTTAGTGAAGAGGAGAATTTATGTTAGATCAATATATATCAGTCCCTATTATTCCTGTGGCGGTTGTCAATACCAAGGAAGAATTATGTCATATTGCTGAGTATGCGTTAGAATTTCTTCCTGCATTGGAATTAACAATGAGGACGGAATTTGCTTATGAAGCGTTAACTATTTTAGCAAAGGAATATCCTCAACTGCCGAGAGCTGCTGCAACTGTTTTAAGTCCTCAGCAGGCTGATAAAATAGCTGATTTAGGTACAGAGATTATTATTAGTCCTGGATTTCAGCCGATTCTTTTAGAACATTGTGCTAAGAAAAAGTATTCCTATATTCCTGGTGTTACTACTCCTGCAGAGATCGAGCAATGTCTTGCTTTCGGACATAAATTTTTGAAATTTTTCCCGGCATCTGTTTTTGGAGGTGTGTCTTGGCTGCAAGCTGTAGCTCCTGTATATAGTCATACGAATGTGAAATTTATGCCTCTTGGCGGTGTAAAATTAGAAAATGTTAAAGAATATTTGAGTCAACCAAATGTATTTTCTTGTGGCGGATCTTGGCTCTGTCCTGCGTCTCTGCTCGAGAAAAAAGACTGGAAGAAAATTTACAGACGATTTAAAGAAGCTCATGAATTATTAAAGGAGATCTCATAATGTCTTATATTGTAGGTTTTGGAGAGTTGATGCTTCGGCTATCTGCTCCTAATTATGAAAGATTGTTTCAAAGCCCTGAATTAATTGCTACTTTTGGAGGAGGGGAAGCAAATGTTTGTGTTTCCTGTGCTCGGTTTGGGTTGCCTTCGCGCTTTTTATCTGCATTTCCAAAAAATGCTTTGGGAGAAAAAGCGGCAGAGTTACTACGCGGGCAAAACGTTGATACTTCATGTATTTATTGGGGAGAAGGTCGTTTAGGGGTTTATTTCCTTGAAAAAGGAGCTAATCAGCGGGGTTCCACTGTAATTTATGATAGGGATGACTCTGTTATTTCTCATGCTAAACCTGCTGACTTTGATTTTGATAAAGCATTTCAGAATGCTGAATGGTTACATATTTCAGGTATTACTCCGGCGCTTAGTCAAGATGCTGCTGACTTAACTTTATCTGTGGTTTTGGAAGCAAAAAAACGAAATGTAAAAGTATCCTGTGACTTGAATTATAGAAAAAAACTGTGGGCTTATGGGAAAAAAGCATCGGATATTATGCCAAATATCGTTAAAAATGTTGATCTTTTAATTGCTAATGAAGAAGATATTCAGTTGTCTTTAGGTATGGAGCTTGCGGCTGATGTAACAAAAGGACACTTGGAACCTCAAAATTACAAACCACTGCTTCAGGATGTATTGCGCCAATATCCTAACGTAAAAGCTGTTGCAACAACTTTACGTGAAAGTATTAATGCTAATCATAATAATTGGAGTGCTGTTCTTTATCAAAATGAAACACTCTATATCTCTAAAAAATACATGATTACCAATATTGTGGATAGAGTCGGCGGGGGTGACTCGTTTGCTGCTGCCTTATTAAGTGGTTTACACTTTTTTGACGATCCGCAAAAGTCATTGGAATTTGCAGTTGCAGCATCCTGCCTTAAACATAGTATTGAAGGTGACTGGAATCTTGTCTCCAAAAAAGAAGTTTTGGCATTGATGGATGGAGACGGTTCAGGACGTGTGCAACGTTAAAAAAATTAAATTTAAAATAAAGGAGCAAAGATCATGAACTTGCCATTTAGAGTGGATTTGCACGATCAAGTAGTTGTTATTACGGGAGCTGGCGGCATTTTATGCAGCGATATGGCGAAAGCCTTAGCATTGTGTGGTGCAAAAGTGGCCGTTGCTGATAAGGCATTAGCGGCTGCCCAGCAGGTTGCTGATGAAATTAAAGCCTTAGGTGGGAATGCGTTAGCAGTTGGGTTTGATGTCTTGGAGCCAGAAGAAATTACTACTGCTCGGAAACAAATTTTAGATGCATGGGGTAAAATTGATATTTTGGTTAACGGTGCCGGTGGTAACTCTCCCCGTGCTACAACTACAATGGAAAACTTTACTCCTGAATTTCTTACTCATAAAACTCCTGAAGATATATCTTTTTTTGATTTGAAATTTCAAGATATGTCATGGGTGATGAATTTAAATCTATTTGGTACGGTTTTGCCTTGTCAAGTTTTTGCTGAACCAATGGTGCAAGCGCAAAAAGGTAATATTATTAATATTTCTTCAATGAATGCTTTTACTCCTTTAACAAAAATTCCCATGTACAGTGCCGGAAAAGCGGCAGTCAGTAATTTTACTCAATGGCTTGCTACTTATTTGGCGCCTGTTGGGATTCGTGTGAATGCTATTGCACCTGGTTTTTTTGAGACGGCTCAAAATTATAATTTGCTGCATACTCAAGATGGATCCTTATCTGCTAGAGCGCAGAAAATTATTAATGGGACACCAATGGCTCGGTTTGGGGTTCCTCAAGACCTTATTGGCGCAATTTTATACTTGGCGAGCGATGAAGCGAGTGGTTTTGTCAGCGGTGTCAATATGCCGATTGACGGGGCATTTTCTGCTTATTCCGGAGTTTAGGAGAAGAATATGTATATGACATTCCGTTGGTATGGAAAAAATGATCCTATCAGTTTGAATTTTATACGTCAGATTCCTTCTATGAAAGGAATTGTTTGTTCTTTGTATGATGAGCCTACGGGTAATGTTTGGGAATATCAAAAAATTGCTGATTTGAAAAAAGAAATAGAATCTTACAATTTAAATTTCAAAGTTATCGAAAGCGTGCCTGTGCATGAAGATATTAAATTAGGGAAAGTCTCACGCGATCAATATATTGAAAATTACATTGCTACACTTCATAATCTGGCGAAAGCAGGTTTAGAAGTGATTACTTATAATTTCATGCCTGTTTTTGATTGGACGCGTACGTCTTTGGATACTCCGTTTCCTGATGGTTCTAATGCTTTAACATATAAGCATGAAGATATTCTTAATATGAATCCTACATCTCCTGATTTAACACTGCCGGCTTGGGTTAAATATTCGCGAGAAGAATTGACTGCTTTGTTGGAGGCTTATAAGGAAGTAGATGAAGAAAAATTGTGGGATAATTTAGGATACTTTTTAAAAGCTATTATTCCTGTTGCTGAAGAATTAAATTTAAAAATGGCTATTCATCCGGATGATCCTCCATGGTCTATTTTTGGTCTTCCGCGTATTATAACTGACAAAAAAGCTTTAGAAAGAGTACTCTCTATTGTTGATGCTCCAGCAAACGGACTGTGTTTTTGTACAGGTTCGCTAGGGGTATCCCCTGAAAACGACTGTGTAGATATGGTAAAGACATTTGCTGGCAAAAAACGCATTCATTTTGCTCATGCGAGAAATGTGCGGATTGACGGAAATAAAGATTTTTCTGAAGTTGCGCATTCAAAAGATTATGGGGATGTGAATTTTGTTAAAATTTTAAAAGCCTATAAGGAAGCTGGATTTGACGGTCCCATCAGACCAGATCACGGCCGTATGATCTGGGATGAGAAGGGTTTGGCTGGATATGGTTTGTATGATCGTGCACTGGGTGCTGTTTATTTACAGGGTATTTGGGATACTTTAACTGATTAGAGGAAACAATGAAAACTTTTATTACAGATAGTTTTCTTCTTCATTCTGATATTGCTGGCACATTATATCATGATTTTGCAGAAGATATGCCTATTGTGGATTATCATTCTCATCTTTCGCCTTTGGAAATTGCTCAAGATCGGCATTATCGTTCGATCACAGAATTGTGGCTAGAAGGAGATCATTATAAATGGCGTGCTATGCGTACCGCAGGGATAAATGAAAACTTAATTACAGGATCCAGAGGAAAATCAGAATTTGATAAAGAAGTGTTTCATGCTTGGGCATCGGTTGTACCACAAACTTTAGGAAATCCTTTATATCATTGGACTCATTTAGAATTGCTTCGGTATTTTAATGTTGATGAGTTATTCAATTCTCATTCAGCTGACAAAATATATGATCAAACTAATGAGATGATTGCTGATGATAGTTTTTCTACTCAAAATTTGATAAAAAAATTCCAGGTAGAATTTGTAGGGACAACCGATGATCCTATTGATAGCTTGGAATATCATAAACAGCTACAGGATATAAATTTTGAATGTCATGTCAAACCATCTTGGCGTCCTGATAAAATTATTAAAATTGAAGGAGAGGCATTTTCTCAGTATATTGAGGCTTTGGGGAAAACTGTAAATATCGAAATCCGTAATTTACAAGACTTGATTGAAGTAATAACTCAAAGGATATTATATTTTCAAGATAGGGGTTGTTCTATTGCGGATCATGGGTTAGATGAATTTGTGTTTATTAAAAATTTCGATTATAATGTAGCGGTAGGAACTTTTGAGAAAGCATTATCCGGTAATATGCTTGATGAAAATGAAATTTTACATTATAAAAGTTGGATTTTAACTTTCTTAGGGCAACAATATTCAAAGCTTAATTGGGTTATGCAGCTTCATATTGGAGCGCTTAGGAATAATAATTCTTTAATGCTCCGAAAATTGGGTCCGGATTCAGGATTTGATTCGATTAACGATAAAAATTATGCTCCTGAATTGTCTGCTTATTTGGATACTCTTAATAATGATGGTTCTTTACCTAAAACTATATTATATTGTTTGAATCCCAGAGACAATGAAATGATAGCAGCTATGATCGGTAATTTTCAAGGTGGAGAAATTGCAAAAATACAATTTGGTTCAGGATGGTGGTTTAATGATCAAAAAAATGGTATGTACTGTCAAATGAATACATTAGCTGCTTTAGGTCTTTTACCTAGATTTGTTGGTATGTTAACTGATTCCCGTAGTTTTTTATCGTTTCCAAGGCATGAATATTTCCGCAGGATTCTCTGTAACCTTATTGGCACATGGGTAGAGCAAGGAGAAGCTCCTAATGATTTAAATTATTTAGGCACAATTATAAAAGATATTTGTTATAATAATGCTGTCAATTACTTTGGTATAAAATAATGAGTGTCTTTTTATAAGGAAAATGTAATGAAAGCAAAAGCATTGTTTCAAACACTAGTATATAATATTTTTTTTCCTTTGTACACCTATCTAATAGGAGCTCCTATTGTGATAATTGCTATTTTGTTGAAGAATTATAAATTTGTAGGGTGGTTTAATCATAATTGGGGTAAAGCAGCTTTTGCTTGTATCTTTCAAAAGTTTGAAGTGGTCGGAGAACAATATATTAATCCGCAAAAACGTTATCTTATTGTTAGCAATCACGGATCTAGTTATGATATACCAGCTATTTTGTCTATCATAGAAAGTCCAATATCTTGGGTGATTAAAGATGCATTATTAAAAATGCCTGTTATGAATATTTTGTTTTTATTAGGGATGGGGATTCCTATACCGCGATCTAATGCTCGCGAATCACAAAAACGCATTTTAAAACATATTGAAGTATTAAGACAAAGTATGGATCCAAATATAGTTATTTTTCCTGAAGGTACACGCAGTATTACGGGTGAATTAAATCCTTTTAAAAGAGGATTTACTAAGATTATGAAAAATTATCAGATGGATATTCTTCCGATAACATTGTGCGGTTTCTATAAATTTGCTCCTCGGAATCGTTTTTTGTTAAATCCTACCAGTAAATTAAAAATTATTGTTCATCCTCCTATTAGTTATGAACAGGCAAAAAATATAGATGAAAAACTATTAGCGAAGCAGATACAACAACAAATTAAATCAGTTTATTATCCATAAACAGGTGTTATGTAATGAGGTCTCCTATCAATCAGAATTATATTTATTTGAAAAATTTTGAAGGACCTTTAGAATTGCTGGATGAATTGATTGGTACTTCAAAAATCAACATTACGGAGATTGAATTAGCTCAAGTCACAGAACAATATTTGGCGTATATTAAAGCAATGCAAGAATTTGATATTGATTTAGCTTCTGAATTTTTCGTTGTTGCAGCGACACTTATTTACAGCAAAACCAAAAAATTAATGCCTGTTCTGAACGAAAATTTAGAAGAAGAAATCGATGAATATGAGCTATTAAATCGTTTGCGTGAATATCGATTTTATCGTTTGTTAGCTAAGAAAATGGAAGAATATCTCGATAAGGGATCAATGTATTTTACACGTGGATATTTTTTTCCTATTTTAGGTGAAACAGAAAAAAAAGAAATATCAGAACTAATGCTGGGTGATTTATTAGTTATAATTGCAAAGTACCGCGGGGCTTTTGTAAAGAAAGCTATTCCAGTTAAGCGTCGGCAAGTAACAGTTGAACAAAAAGTGCAGAAGATTTTATTAATGCTTTCTCATGCTAAAAATTTAAAATTTAGTCTTATGGTGTTAGATGAAGAAGATAAACCTAATAAAATTGCTGCCTTTTTAGGTGTTGCTGATCTTGTTTATCGACAAAAAATCTCTGTTTTTCAAAAAGAAAATTTTAATGACTTTAGTATTATAAAAAAGTAAAAAGGAATATGTTATATGCTTTTTTTAAATAAAACTTATTCCCGAGATCAAATAAAAGGACTATTAGAAGCCATATTGTTTGTACATGGAAAGCCTGTAGATACAAATAAATTAGTTTTATGGCTTAGTATCACTATTCAAGAACTAGAAAAACTGATTCATGAAGTGAATACTGATTTTGTAGAAAGAAGTTCTGGTTTTACGATTATTGCTGTTGCGGGTGGTTATCAATTAATGACTAATCCTATTTTTAAAGATGAAATGAGAGAACTTTTTGGTTCTAAGGAAGAAAATAAATTATCTCAAACATCCATGGAGATATTAGCTATTATTGCATATCGGCAACCTATTTCAAAAGAGCAAATTGATAAAATACGAGGTGTGAATAGTTCTCGTGCGTTAAATACTTTATTAGGGCATAAATTAATTGATATTGTTGAAAATGATAAAATACTTGGGGAACCGATGTATGGTACAACGAAGCGATTTTTAGAGGTTTTCCGTTTACAAAATCTCAATGAATTGCCTGCACCGGAAAATATAGATTTTGGACTTTTATCAGTCTCTTCTGATAATGATTTATTTTAAGAGTAGATTATTTAACTATTTAGCTTGAAATTTTTGTGGAAATTGATTATAATATCATATAAAGCCGTAAGGAGTGTTTATTATGGAAAATTACCAGCCCCCAGCAATGCAAGAAGTAGAAAAAAAACAAAAGAAAAATAAAATAATAGGAATTACGAGTGCAATTATTATTTTATTACTTATAGTTATAGGATCCTTTTGGCTTGTTCGGCATATGAAAAATCAAAAAATTTTCAATTCTTTAGAAACGCGACATAAAATTTTGTCTCAGTATTATAGTGCAGTATTTAATGGTAATACTAATTTAATAGAAGAATTAACAGATGTTGATTTTACTAATACTATGGATATTGTAATACCAGTGAATTCTAATGCCTATTCTTTATTTGTTTATAATACTAATATAGTTGATCAAGATACTAATAAATTTTTATTTCAATTTATTGATTATAGTATATCTCCTGCTACTTCTTATTTAGGTTTAGTTGCATTTGAAAATGATAAAAAACAAAAAAAAGTGCTTTTGAAAGAAATTCAACATATAATTGATGGTCAACAAATTCATTAATAAAGTTCTTGATCTTTTTTGGTAAAGATATATTGTCTTAAGTAAGAATTTATTTAAGACAACATTCCAAGATTATAATTTTCTATTAATTCTATTTTATCTTATTTTTAATAAAAAAAATTTGTTTAAAAATTTCTTTTGTTTTATAATAATTAAATTGAGGGGAGAGCATATGTTCCGGTTGATTGGAATTTCGATTATTATTTTAGGATTTATTCTTAAATTAGATACAATAGCGGTCATTATTATTGCAGGATTTATCTCTGGTTTAGTATCAGGTACGGATTTGATAGAAATTTTATCTTTGTTGGTGCAGGCTTTTTTAGATACGTGTTGCATGTCTATTTTTTTGATTACACTACCTGTGATGGGGATGTTGGAGCGTTATGGACTTCGAAATACTGCTGCCAATATTATTTTAAATCTTAAGAATGCTACAGTAACTAAAATATTTAGTATTTTTTTGATTATGAGGTTGGGATTGGAGGCGCTAGGAGTGCGTTTAAGTGGACATATTGAGTTTATTCGTCCTCTGTTGTATCCTATGGTTGAAAGCACTCAAGCTCCGAAAGATTCATCCTTTCTTTAAAAGGAAAAGGATAAATTAAAAACTATAGCCTATGCACTGGAAAATTACGGAAATTTTTTTTGGTCGAGATATTTTTGTTGCTCATGCTGGTGTTTTGTTAATTGTTGGTACATTGCGGGAATTAGGTTGTATACTGAAAAATAGCAATATTTCATTAGTAGTTTATCCTGCTTTATTTCTCTAATTCAAATGAGATTTGCTGTTCGAAAGTTAGGAGAATAAGATGATGCAATTAATATATACTGTTAGTGGAATAATTGCTATCATTACGGGAATGTATTCTTTTAATAATAAGCCTCAACATTTTAGTTCTGCTTTTTTCTGGATTATTTTTGGATCCATTGTTCCTTCTTATATCATTGATTTGGGAATTTGTTATAATGGGAATATTATCTCTATTCAAACAAATAGTTCCAACTATAATTACAGATTCTTCTGAAAAATTTAAACAAGAGAAAAGTCAACAATTAGATTATAAAATTTGGATTCCTACTTTAGGATTAGGGATAATTGCCATTTTTCTATCTTCGTTGAATGTTTTTAATAGTTTAGTAAGTATTGGAATATTTGCATTAGCAGCTCTGTTTATTTTGTCTTTTTGGGGTTAAGGAATTTCCTATTAAAGCATTGTCTTTAGATGGGCCCCGTTTATTACAAAATATGGGAGTTATGATTGTATTATCGCAATTGCTGGGATCATTAGGTGCTTTATTTGCTGCTGCTGGTATAGGAACAATTATTTCTCAATTAATGTCTAAATTAGTGGGTCCGGGCGATCCTTTGATTGGTTCGGCTCTGTATTGTATTTCTATAGCGTTATTTACTGTTATTATGAGAAATGCTTTTGTGGCTTTCGCTGTAATTACAGCAGGTATTGGAGTATCTTTTGTGATCGAAATTGAGAGCAATCCTGTAGTTGTATCGGCATTGAGTCTGACCGCTGGTTATTGTGGTACTTTAATGACTCCTATGGCTGCTAACTTTAATATTTTGCCGCAGCTATTATGCAAATTGAAGATAAGTATAGTATTATTAAATACCAATTGTCTCTTAGTACGGCATTGCTTTTGATTCATATAGCATTAATGTATTTCTTAGCGTTTTAAGGAGAAATAAATGAAAATATTAGTAACGGGATTTGATCATTTTAATAAAGCTACTATTAATCCTGCATGGGAAGCAGTAAAAACTTTACCTGATTACATTGCTAATGCAGAAGTCAAAAAGGTACAAGTTCCTACCGTTTTTTATGAATCTATTAATGTAATGGTGGAAGTAGCAAAACAATTTCTTCCTGATTTTATACTCTGTGTGGGGCAAGCAGGTAGGTGTCCTGATGTTACTATCGAAAGGATTGGGATTAATATTGATGATACTCGTATTAAAGATAATAAAGACAACTAACCTGTTGATACTTCTATATTCGATGATGGTGAGAATGCTTATTTTGTTAAGTTGCCTATAAAAAATGATTCAATTTGTTCGTTTTGCTGGCATATCA
Above is a window of Brevinema andersonii DNA encoding:
- a CDS encoding TRAP transporter large permease, giving the protein MSIEALTLILIFFGLLIIGMPISIAIALSSLSVMLFFLPFDMAVLTAAQAVANSLNSFSLLAIPLFIFSGSIMNTGGLAVRLINFAKLFIGNMPGPLFQINVLSNMLFGALSGSAIAAEVAVGKIIAPLQKKENYNIPLATAVNIASCPTGLLIPPSNTFIVYSLVSGGTSIAALFLAGYIPGILMGLGVMSVALFYSIKHKYPIQNKITSSEKIKIIVDALPSLLMIAIVIGGIVGGFFTATEGSGIAALYSLILSMLYKTLTWKKLQQIITETITMSGIVLFLVAASSIMSWVLSYSRIPQIVAQGMLSISNNPLVIIFLINIILLIVGAFMDMTPAILIFTPIFFPISQALGIHPVHFGIIMTFNLCIGICTPPVGSALFIGCSIGEISIEEVFPKLIPIFLVTIAILFLVTFIPELSLFLPRFAGLI
- a CDS encoding SDR family oxidoreductase: MNLPFRVDLHDQVVVITGAGGILCSDMAKALALCGAKVAVADKALAAAQQVADEIKALGGNALAVGFDVLEPEEITTARKQILDAWGKIDILVNGAGGNSPRATTTMENFTPEFLTHKTPEDISFFDLKFQDMSWVMNLNLFGTVLPCQVFAEPMVQAQKGNIINISSMNAFTPLTKIPMYSAGKAAVSNFTQWLATYLAPVGIRVNAIAPGFFETAQNYNLLHTQDGSLSARAQKIINGTPMARFGVPQDLIGAILYLASDEASGFVSGVNMPIDGAFSAYSGV
- a CDS encoding TRAP transporter substrate-binding protein, with the translated sequence MKKMVLLLLLLPALISCGAKETNKSGSGEQILKLSHNHAMGYPVDVAYRDFAKRVEEKSKGAFKVEIYPDAQLGDSRASVELAKSGVIQLAHINGAALEAFDDGFAVFNLPYIFKDNDHFVEVMNSDEVKKYFESTGDKGFITLMYLQSGARGFYTKNKPINTPEDLRGVKIRVQDSPTSIEMIKMLGGTPVTMNFGEVYTSLQQGVVDGAENNMPSFVQAGHAEVAKYFSESEHLRLADYLTMSSAFWNKLSEEEKQMFRDAANETSAQFEETWKIAEKAAFDDAVNKYNVAIATPDTTPFRRIVIPMHDAFAKKSPVLQKLINHIRTLEK
- a CDS encoding sugar kinase, whose product is MSYIVGFGELMLRLSAPNYERLFQSPELIATFGGGEANVCVSCARFGLPSRFLSAFPKNALGEKAAELLRGQNVDTSCIYWGEGRLGVYFLEKGANQRGSTVIYDRDDSVISHAKPADFDFDKAFQNAEWLHISGITPALSQDAADLTLSVVLEAKKRNVKVSCDLNYRKKLWAYGKKASDIMPNIVKNVDLLIANEEDIQLSLGMELAADVTKGHLEPQNYKPLLQDVLRQYPNVKAVATTLRESINANHNNWSAVLYQNETLYISKKYMITNIVDRVGGGDSFAAALLSGLHFFDDPQKSLEFAVAASCLKHSIEGDWNLVSKKEVLALMDGDGSGRVQR
- a CDS encoding TRAP transporter small permease, with the protein product MKMLNMLKDVLDIVLVKFLSFILLSLLACVCWQVFSRYALQFPSTFTEELVRFLLIWVGLLGAAYGFGMKAHLSLALLINKMNLNLRKICSIFIILLIIIFASTVLVYGGIKIMSVARDQLSSVLRIPVNIVYSVLPLSGMLIIFYQIYYLCIESRIK
- the eda gene encoding bifunctional 4-hydroxy-2-oxoglutarate aldolase/2-dehydro-3-deoxy-phosphogluconate aldolase, with amino-acid sequence MLDQYISVPIIPVAVVNTKEELCHIAEYALEFLPALELTMRTEFAYEALTILAKEYPQLPRAAATVLSPQQADKIADLGTEIIISPGFQPILLEHCAKKKYSYIPGVTTPAEIEQCLAFGHKFLKFFPASVFGGVSWLQAVAPVYSHTNVKFMPLGGVKLENVKEYLSQPNVFSCGGSWLCPASLLEKKDWKKIYRRFKEAHELLKEIS
- the uxuA gene encoding mannonate dehydratase encodes the protein MYMTFRWYGKNDPISLNFIRQIPSMKGIVCSLYDEPTGNVWEYQKIADLKKEIESYNLNFKVIESVPVHEDIKLGKVSRDQYIENYIATLHNLAKAGLEVITYNFMPVFDWTRTSLDTPFPDGSNALTYKHEDILNMNPTSPDLTLPAWVKYSREELTALLEAYKEVDEEKLWDNLGYFLKAIIPVAEELNLKMAIHPDDPPWSIFGLPRIITDKKALERVLSIVDAPANGLCFCTGSLGVSPENDCVDMVKTFAGKKRIHFAHARNVRIDGNKDFSEVAHSKDYGDVNFVKILKAYKEAGFDGPIRPDHGRMIWDEKGLAGYGLYDRALGAVYLQGIWDTLTD